A genomic window from Salvia hispanica cultivar TCC Black 2014 chromosome 5, UniMelb_Shisp_WGS_1.0, whole genome shotgun sequence includes:
- the LOC125190166 gene encoding zinc finger CCCH domain-containing protein 19 isoform X2, protein MDEENLGVSAIDGAGECGSIAESGDSTVIGGEKREVASVEDETVAVGGGTVEVLAEDGGGEVAASEPLEEGANRVDGEEGADRVDCAEKVGGVAADGVNTHVLDESVVNKEGDEMAIDPDSETKNEEEIVHVVDAKLEVDVTHSESQSDTGGVEIAEDTHLVLDAKLEVDVTQSESQLDAGGVEIAEDTHLEVKGEEEFRPVADTDAVCEQQLSELQTDLAGGELNLVMEGTESLNDHHERELGKEEVDVAALGGVENESVADTDAVCEQQLSELQTDGAGGELNLVMEGTESLNDHHERELGQEEVDVATMGGVENESVERMTVDNYAETAARSDDVAVERGDFLVNDSECGAGEKSTEVEEEEKGDAEAVAEITAAEVETDDSVHLAKVSEQEQVHESNEGLEDVSGHERNKHAEDEGVVAAEESQVSEAKMVDDENFSLKVSSDANLDVHLNESEYKEDTDLPVRDIKQEEESRVESEMTRNAEVDHLAKDADMGTNSIDSKTPDDEGKMETEDTMSDVDETAQDMYDSPGGLQDEEDETIAAEEETGTQDTEMETETDMAESGKSSGGKRKRAKLTKSPSITRALAKGSSRKTVGEDVCFICFDGGELVLCDRRGCPKAYHPSCVNRDEAFFKSKGRWNCGWHLCSICEKNARYMCYTCTFSLCKSCTKDATILCVRGNKGFCETCMRTVMLIENNEQAQIDFDDRSSWEYLFKDYYLELKAKLSLSSSEILEARNPWKGADVSGTSKTESAEVKADANEGGSDSDDSVENSETVRPKRRKIRKQSKSRSKVDTGVASRERAVSSSGNSEWASQELLEFVSHMKNGDISLLSQFDVQALLLEYIKINKLRDPRRKSQIVCDARLETLFGKPRVGHFEMLKLIESHFLIRDEQNDDLQGIVVDTENDQLDIEASPETLTKGGKDKKRKSRKKGDNRGPQSNLDDYAAIDMHNIGLIYLRRKLMEDLLEDTETFNEKVIGTFVRIRISGSNQKQDLYRIVQVVGTSKAAEPYKVGKRTTETMVEILNLDKTEIISIDTISNQEFTEDECKRLRQSIKCGLISPLTVGEILDKTTEIQVARVNDWLESETLRLSHLRDRASDLGRRKELRECVEKLQLLKTPEERQRRLDEIPEIHADPKMDPSHESEDNDSDNEDARRDTFMRSRGSGFSKRGRGPISPGRDNYVKESWSGGGKATPSRNLSGNNFSTNTGHIGEIVNENLWNLDRDKSTQDSDNFNRPNSTTIKSESAERAQRTVSRPESASGVASLPSQGSYSAGAAEPAVKINESEKMWQYQDPSGKVQGPFSMVQLRKWNNTGYFPANLKIWRATEKQENSVLLVDALAGKFPRALPAETTFPATSALHSSHTLAGHPNKISATLLPQENERAKLIQSSGSHSNMSAEKWSGNDTTNLPSPTPKQSNAGWSGGKEAGHLTVAVQSPSANGGIPSSTAVLPNLANHPSNPATVLNSVVQNTNFTPAPKSHPGIMVSSAVPLHNQTTSMSEPHVAEVHGHARAAVPPVHTVISQNLPADNQVRGSGSQSGQAQGYGWAPPNVQSSSGSFPNSGPVSGIQPDVWRPPSQSSQPNLHSPTTPNASWGVAPADNSNPMVVRPQNPNVGWGAMPTNPNMGWGNPAPANANVNWGPAMQGPPPSGNTAAWVPPPANPVGGNMQGMVSGNPNPGWVPTQGWGGAPPIPGPMPGNAWGPPSGTVGAPPAVQGSGQGNANQGWAPWPGEQGPAGGQYSGQRGGQGRDSGFGGARPWSRQSSFGGGGGGGGGGSGPRQHRGTPCPYNANGRCRKGAYCDYMHT, encoded by the exons ATGGATGAGGAAAATTTGGGAGTTTCGGCGATTGATGGCGCCGGGGAATGCGGATCGATTGCGGAATCAGGTGATTCGACTGTGATCGGCGGCGAGAAAAGAGAGGTGGCGTCGGTGGAGGATGAAACGGTGGCGGTCGGCGGAGGGACGGTGGAGGTTCTGGCTGAGGATGGCGGCGGTGAAGTGGCAGCTTCGGAACCGCTGGAGGAAGGAGCTAATCGAGTGGATGGTGAGGAAGGAGCGGACCGAGTGGATTGTGCAGAGAAGGTGGGGGGGGTGGCTGCTGATGGAGTCAATACGCATGTTCTTGATGAATCAGTAGTGAATAAGGAAGGTGATGAAATGGCAATTGACCCTGATTCTGAAACAAAAAACGAAGAAGAGATTGTACATGTTGTTGATGCCAAATTGGAGGTGGATGTTACTCATTCTGAATCGCAATCGGACACCGGAGGGGTTGAAATTGCTGAGGACACACATCTTGTTCTTGATGCCAAGTTGGAGGTGGATGTTACTCAGTCTGAATCGCAATTGGACGCCGGAGGTGTTGAAATTGCCGAGGACACACATCTTGAAGTGAAAGGTGAGGAAGAATTTAGGCCAGTGGCCGATACTGATGCAGTCTGTGAGCAGCAGTTGTCTGAATTGCAAACAGATTTGGCAGGGGGTGAATTGAACCTGGTGATGGAGGGAACTGAGTCGTTGAATGATCACCATGAGAGGGAGTTGGGCAAGGAAGAAGTGGATGTTGCAGCATTGGGGggagtggagaatgagtcagTGGCCGATACTGATGCAGTCTGTGAGCAGCAGTTGTCTGAATTGCAAACAGATGGGGCAGGGGGTGAATTGAACCTGGTGATGGAGGGAACTGAGTCGTTGAATGATCATCATGAGAGGGAATTGGGCCAGGAAGAAGTGGATGTTGCAACAATGGGGggagtggagaatgagtcagTGGAGAGAATGACAGTGGACAATTATGCCGAGACAGCTGCAAGGAGTGATGATGTTGCTGTGGAGAGGGGGgattttttggtaaatgatTCAGAATGTGGGGCAGGTGAAAAATCAACTGAGGttgaagaggaagagaaaggTGATGCCGAGGCTGTGGCGGAAATAACGGCCGCAGAAGTTGAAACAGATGACAGCGTGCATCTAGCTAAAGTTTCTGAACAAGAGCAGGTCCATGAATCAAATGAAGGTTTGGAAGATGTTAGTGGCCACGAAAGAAACAAGCATGCTGAGGATGAAGGGGTGGTGGCTGCTGAGGAGAGTCAGGTTTCTGAAGCGAAGATGGTGGATGATGAGAACTTTAGCTTGAAGGTCTCAAGTGATGCTAATCTAGATGTGCATTTGAATGAGTCAGAATATAAGGAGGACACAGACCTCCCTGTAAGGGATATCAAACAAGAAGAAGAGTCCAGAGTAGAATCTGAGATGACAAGGAATGCTGAGGTGGATCATCTGGCTAAAGATGCTGACATGGGAACCAACTCCATCGACTCTAAAACCCCAGATGACGAGGGAAAAATGGAGACAGAGGATACAATGAGTGATGTAGATGAGACTGCTCAAGACATGTATGATTCACCTGGTGGACTACaagacgaagaagatgaaacaaTTGCTGCTGAGGAGGAGACTGGGACACAAGATACTGAAATGGAGACTGAAACTGATATGGCAGAATCAGGGAAATCGTCAGGAGGGAAGCGGAAGAGAGCAAAGTTGACAAAAAGTCCATCCATAACTAGAGCATTGGCTAAAGGATCATCACGGAAGACTGTGGGAGAGGATGTTTGTTTCATCTGTTTTGATGGTGGGGAACTTGTGCTATGTGACCGCAG AGGTTGCCCGAAGGCCTATCATCCTTCCTGTGTAAATCGAGATGAAGCGTTTTTCAAATCTAAGGGTCGCTGGAACTGTG GCTGGCATTTATGTAGCATCTGTGAGAAGAATGCGCGCTATATGTGCTATACATGTACCTTCTCCCTGTGCAAAAGTTGCACTAAAGATGCAACTATCTTATGTGTCCGAGGAAATAAAGGATTTTGTGAGACCTGCATGAGAACTGTTATGTTAATTGAAAACAATGAACAG GCTCAAATTGACTTTGATGACAGAAGTAGCTGGGAGTATCTCTTCAAAGATTATTACTTAGAGTTAAAAGCTAAGTTGTCATTGTCATCAAGTGAGATTTTAGAGGCTAGAAACCCTTGGAAGGGAGCAGATGTGTCTGGCACCAGCAAAACGGAGTCAGCTGAAGTGAAGGCTGATGCAAATGAAGGAGGTTCCGATTCAGATGACTCCGTTGAGAACTCTGAAACTGTCAGGCCTAAAAGAAGAAAGATaagaaaacaatcaaaatccAGGTCAAAAGTTGATACTGGTGTTGCATCCCGAGAGAGAGCTGTTTCTTCATCTGGCAATTCTGAGTGGGCATCACAGGAGCTACTTGAATTTGTCTCGCATATGAAAAATGGTGACATATCATTATTGTCTCAGTTTGATGTACAAGCACTTTTGCTtgagtatattaaaataaacaagcTGCGTGATCCTCGTCGGAAAAGTCAAATTGTGTGTGATGCAAGACTTGAGACTTTATTTGGGAAACCTCGAGTTGGGCATTTTGAAATGCTAAAGCTTATTGAATCTCATTTTCTCATAAGAGATGAGCAAAATGATGATCTTCAAGGGATTGTCGTTGATACTGAAAATGACCAGTTAGATATTGAGGCCAGTCCTGAAACCCTAACTAAGGGTGGCAAAGATAAGAAACGTAAATCACGTAAGAAAGGGGATAATCGGGGGCCTCAGTCTAATCTTGATGATTATGCAGCTATTGACATGCATAACATTGGTTTGATCTACCTGCGAAGGAAGTTGATGGAGGACCTACTTGAAGATACTGAAACATTCAATGAGAAAGTTATCGGAACATTTGTACGCATAAGGATATCTGGTAGTAACCAAAAGCAGGATTTATATAGAATAGTTCAAGTTGTAG GAACTAGCAAAGCAGCAGAACCTTACAAAGTTGGCAAAAGAACTACTGAAACAATGGTAGAGATTCTAAATCTAGATAagactgaaataatatcaattgATACAATCTCAAATCAAGAGTTCACCGAG GATGAATGCAAACGTCTGCGCCAGAGTATCAAGTGTGGGCTCATTAGTCCTCTGACTGTG GGTGAGATCCTTGACAAGACGACAGAAATACAGGTGGCCAGAGTCAACGAT TGGCTGGAATCAGAGACCTTACGGCTTAGTCATCTTCGTGATCGAGCAAGTGATTTAGGCCGTCGAAAAGA GCTTAGAGAATGTGTTGAGAAGTTGCAGCTTTTGAAGACCCCTGAAGAGCGTCAGCGCAGACTAGATGAAATACCGGAAATTCACGCGGATCCAAAGATGGATCCTAGTCATGAATCGGAAGATAATGACAGTGATAATGAAGATGCTAGACGAG ATACTTTCATGAGATCTCGAGGTTCTGGTTTTAGTAAGAGAGGGAGGGGCCCAATCTCTCCTGGAAGGGATAATTATGTAAAAGAATCTTGGAGTGGAGGAGGAAAAGCTACACCGAGCAGGAACCTGTCTGGCAACAACTTTTCAACCAATACTGGCCATATTGGTGAGATAGTAAATGAGAATTTGTGGAATTTAGATAGAGACAAGTCGACCCAAGACTCGGATAATTTTAATAGGCCAAATTCTACTACTATTAAGTCTGAATCTGCTGAACGCGCTCAGCGTACTGTATCCCGACCTGAATCAGCTTCTGGTGTTGCGTCACTGCCCTCGCAAGGGTCTTACTCTGCTGGGGCTGCAGAACCTGCTGTCAAGATAAACGAATCAGAGAAGATGTGGCAATATCAGGACCCTTCTGGAAAAGTGCAAGGTCCCTTTTCAATGGTCCAATTGCGCAAATGGAATAACACAGGTTACTTTCCTGCTAATCTGAAGATATGGAGAGCGACAGAGAAGCAAGAAAACTCTGTACTCCTGGTTGATGCGCTGGCAGGGAAGTTTCCGAGGGCATTGCCAGCTGAGACCACATTCCCAGCAACAAGTGCCTTGCACAGTTCCCATACATTGGCCGGTCATCCAAATAAGATTTCTGCAACATTGTTGCCCCAAGAAAATGAGAGAGCAAAACTGATTCAAAGTTCTGGTTCACACTCAAATATGTCTGCTGAGAAGTGGTCTGGGAATGATACGACGAACCTACCATCTCCAACTCCTAAACAAAGTAACGCAGGGTGGTCTGGAGGGAAAGAAGCAGGTCATCTCACTGTTGCAGTTCAATCACCTTCTGCTAATGGTGGGATTCCATCTTCTACTGCAGTTTTGCCTAATCTTGCAAATCATCCTTCTAATCCTGCAACAGTTTTGAATTCCGTCGTGCAAAATACCAATTTTACTCCGGCACCCAAGTCTCATCCCGGAATCATGGTGAGTTCAGCAGTCCCTTTGCATAATCAGACAACCTCAATGAGTGAACCACATGTAGCAGAGGTGCATGGCCATGCACGAGCCGCTGTCCCGCCTGTGCATACTGTTATTAGTCAGAATCTTCCAGCTGATAATCAGGTTAGGGGCAGCGGTTCACAGTCGGGTCAGGCACAGGGTTATGGTTGGGCCCCACCTAACGTTCAGAGTTCTTCTGGAAGCTTCCCGAACTCAGGCCCTGTGTCTGGGATTCAACCTGATGTGTGGAGACCACCTTCTCAGAGTAGCCAACCAAACCTGCATTCGCCTACCACACCAAATGCATCTTGGGGCGTGGCACCGGCTGATAACAGTAATCCTATGGTGGTGAGACCTCAAAATCCTAATGTTGGCTGGGGTGCAATGCCGACCAATCCAAACATGGGTTGGGGGAATCCTGCGCCAGCCAATGCAAACGTAAACTGGGGCCCGGCTATGCAAGGTCCACCGCCCTCTGGTAATACTGCAGCATGGGTTCCTCCACCCGCAAATCCAGTTGGAGGTAACATGCAAGGGATGGTTTCTGGCAACCCGAATCCTGGTTGGGTGCCAACTCAAGGTTGGGGTGGTGCTCCACCAATCCCAGGGCCAATGCCTGGGAACGCTTGGGGCCCTCCATCCGGAACTGTAGGGGCGCCTCCAGCTGTTCAAGGGTCGGGGCAAGGTAATGCAAACCAAGGTTGGGCTCCATGGCCTGGTGAGCAGGGCCCAGCTGGGGGTCAGTACTCAGGTCAACGAGGAGGCCAGGGTCGAGATTCAGGATTTGGTGGTGCCCGGCCTTGGAGCAGGCAATCATCATttggtggcggtggcggtggcggtggcggtggcagTGGTCCTAGACAACACAGGGGCACACCGTGCCCGTACAATGCGAATGGGCGATGTCGCAAAGGGGCATACTGTGATTACATGCATACTTGA
- the LOC125190166 gene encoding zinc finger CCCH domain-containing protein 19 isoform X1, whose protein sequence is MDEENLGVSAIDGAGECGSIAESGDSTVIGGEKREVASVEDETVAVGGGTVEVLAEDGGGEVAASEPLEEGANRVDGEEGADRVDCAEKVGGVAADGVNTHVLDESVVNKEGDEMAIDPDSETKNEEEIVHVVDAKLEVDVTHSESQSDTGGVEIAEDTHLVLDAKLEVDVTQSESQLDAGGVEIAEDTHLEVKGEEEFRPVADTDAVCEQQLSELQTDLAGGELNLVMEGTESLNDHHERELGKEEVDVAALGGVENESVADTDAVCEQQLSELQTDGAGGELNLVMEGTESLNDHHERELGQEEVDVATMGGVENESVERMTVDNYAETAARSDDVAVERGDFLVNDSECGAGEKSTEVEEEEKGDAEAVAEITAAEVETDDSVHLAKVSEQEQVHESNEGLEDVSGHERNKHAEDEGVVAAEESQVSEAKMVDDENFSLKVSSDANLDVHLNESEYKEDTDLPVRDIKQEEESRVESEMTRNAEVDHLAKDADMGTNSIDSKTPDDEGKMETEDTMSDVDETAQDMYDSPGGLQDEEDETIAAEEETGTQDTEMETETDMAESGKSSGGKRKRAKLTKSPSITRALAKGSSRKTVGEDVCFICFDGGELVLCDRRGCPKAYHPSCVNRDEAFFKSKGRWNCGWHLCSICEKNARYMCYTCTFSLCKSCTKDATILCVRGNKGFCETCMRTVMLIENNEQVQAQIDFDDRSSWEYLFKDYYLELKAKLSLSSSEILEARNPWKGADVSGTSKTESAEVKADANEGGSDSDDSVENSETVRPKRRKIRKQSKSRSKVDTGVASRERAVSSSGNSEWASQELLEFVSHMKNGDISLLSQFDVQALLLEYIKINKLRDPRRKSQIVCDARLETLFGKPRVGHFEMLKLIESHFLIRDEQNDDLQGIVVDTENDQLDIEASPETLTKGGKDKKRKSRKKGDNRGPQSNLDDYAAIDMHNIGLIYLRRKLMEDLLEDTETFNEKVIGTFVRIRISGSNQKQDLYRIVQVVGTSKAAEPYKVGKRTTETMVEILNLDKTEIISIDTISNQEFTEDECKRLRQSIKCGLISPLTVGEILDKTTEIQVARVNDWLESETLRLSHLRDRASDLGRRKELRECVEKLQLLKTPEERQRRLDEIPEIHADPKMDPSHESEDNDSDNEDARRDTFMRSRGSGFSKRGRGPISPGRDNYVKESWSGGGKATPSRNLSGNNFSTNTGHIGEIVNENLWNLDRDKSTQDSDNFNRPNSTTIKSESAERAQRTVSRPESASGVASLPSQGSYSAGAAEPAVKINESEKMWQYQDPSGKVQGPFSMVQLRKWNNTGYFPANLKIWRATEKQENSVLLVDALAGKFPRALPAETTFPATSALHSSHTLAGHPNKISATLLPQENERAKLIQSSGSHSNMSAEKWSGNDTTNLPSPTPKQSNAGWSGGKEAGHLTVAVQSPSANGGIPSSTAVLPNLANHPSNPATVLNSVVQNTNFTPAPKSHPGIMVSSAVPLHNQTTSMSEPHVAEVHGHARAAVPPVHTVISQNLPADNQVRGSGSQSGQAQGYGWAPPNVQSSSGSFPNSGPVSGIQPDVWRPPSQSSQPNLHSPTTPNASWGVAPADNSNPMVVRPQNPNVGWGAMPTNPNMGWGNPAPANANVNWGPAMQGPPPSGNTAAWVPPPANPVGGNMQGMVSGNPNPGWVPTQGWGGAPPIPGPMPGNAWGPPSGTVGAPPAVQGSGQGNANQGWAPWPGEQGPAGGQYSGQRGGQGRDSGFGGARPWSRQSSFGGGGGGGGGGSGPRQHRGTPCPYNANGRCRKGAYCDYMHT, encoded by the exons ATGGATGAGGAAAATTTGGGAGTTTCGGCGATTGATGGCGCCGGGGAATGCGGATCGATTGCGGAATCAGGTGATTCGACTGTGATCGGCGGCGAGAAAAGAGAGGTGGCGTCGGTGGAGGATGAAACGGTGGCGGTCGGCGGAGGGACGGTGGAGGTTCTGGCTGAGGATGGCGGCGGTGAAGTGGCAGCTTCGGAACCGCTGGAGGAAGGAGCTAATCGAGTGGATGGTGAGGAAGGAGCGGACCGAGTGGATTGTGCAGAGAAGGTGGGGGGGGTGGCTGCTGATGGAGTCAATACGCATGTTCTTGATGAATCAGTAGTGAATAAGGAAGGTGATGAAATGGCAATTGACCCTGATTCTGAAACAAAAAACGAAGAAGAGATTGTACATGTTGTTGATGCCAAATTGGAGGTGGATGTTACTCATTCTGAATCGCAATCGGACACCGGAGGGGTTGAAATTGCTGAGGACACACATCTTGTTCTTGATGCCAAGTTGGAGGTGGATGTTACTCAGTCTGAATCGCAATTGGACGCCGGAGGTGTTGAAATTGCCGAGGACACACATCTTGAAGTGAAAGGTGAGGAAGAATTTAGGCCAGTGGCCGATACTGATGCAGTCTGTGAGCAGCAGTTGTCTGAATTGCAAACAGATTTGGCAGGGGGTGAATTGAACCTGGTGATGGAGGGAACTGAGTCGTTGAATGATCACCATGAGAGGGAGTTGGGCAAGGAAGAAGTGGATGTTGCAGCATTGGGGggagtggagaatgagtcagTGGCCGATACTGATGCAGTCTGTGAGCAGCAGTTGTCTGAATTGCAAACAGATGGGGCAGGGGGTGAATTGAACCTGGTGATGGAGGGAACTGAGTCGTTGAATGATCATCATGAGAGGGAATTGGGCCAGGAAGAAGTGGATGTTGCAACAATGGGGggagtggagaatgagtcagTGGAGAGAATGACAGTGGACAATTATGCCGAGACAGCTGCAAGGAGTGATGATGTTGCTGTGGAGAGGGGGgattttttggtaaatgatTCAGAATGTGGGGCAGGTGAAAAATCAACTGAGGttgaagaggaagagaaaggTGATGCCGAGGCTGTGGCGGAAATAACGGCCGCAGAAGTTGAAACAGATGACAGCGTGCATCTAGCTAAAGTTTCTGAACAAGAGCAGGTCCATGAATCAAATGAAGGTTTGGAAGATGTTAGTGGCCACGAAAGAAACAAGCATGCTGAGGATGAAGGGGTGGTGGCTGCTGAGGAGAGTCAGGTTTCTGAAGCGAAGATGGTGGATGATGAGAACTTTAGCTTGAAGGTCTCAAGTGATGCTAATCTAGATGTGCATTTGAATGAGTCAGAATATAAGGAGGACACAGACCTCCCTGTAAGGGATATCAAACAAGAAGAAGAGTCCAGAGTAGAATCTGAGATGACAAGGAATGCTGAGGTGGATCATCTGGCTAAAGATGCTGACATGGGAACCAACTCCATCGACTCTAAAACCCCAGATGACGAGGGAAAAATGGAGACAGAGGATACAATGAGTGATGTAGATGAGACTGCTCAAGACATGTATGATTCACCTGGTGGACTACaagacgaagaagatgaaacaaTTGCTGCTGAGGAGGAGACTGGGACACAAGATACTGAAATGGAGACTGAAACTGATATGGCAGAATCAGGGAAATCGTCAGGAGGGAAGCGGAAGAGAGCAAAGTTGACAAAAAGTCCATCCATAACTAGAGCATTGGCTAAAGGATCATCACGGAAGACTGTGGGAGAGGATGTTTGTTTCATCTGTTTTGATGGTGGGGAACTTGTGCTATGTGACCGCAG AGGTTGCCCGAAGGCCTATCATCCTTCCTGTGTAAATCGAGATGAAGCGTTTTTCAAATCTAAGGGTCGCTGGAACTGTG GCTGGCATTTATGTAGCATCTGTGAGAAGAATGCGCGCTATATGTGCTATACATGTACCTTCTCCCTGTGCAAAAGTTGCACTAAAGATGCAACTATCTTATGTGTCCGAGGAAATAAAGGATTTTGTGAGACCTGCATGAGAACTGTTATGTTAATTGAAAACAATGAACAG GTGCAGGCTCAAATTGACTTTGATGACAGAAGTAGCTGGGAGTATCTCTTCAAAGATTATTACTTAGAGTTAAAAGCTAAGTTGTCATTGTCATCAAGTGAGATTTTAGAGGCTAGAAACCCTTGGAAGGGAGCAGATGTGTCTGGCACCAGCAAAACGGAGTCAGCTGAAGTGAAGGCTGATGCAAATGAAGGAGGTTCCGATTCAGATGACTCCGTTGAGAACTCTGAAACTGTCAGGCCTAAAAGAAGAAAGATaagaaaacaatcaaaatccAGGTCAAAAGTTGATACTGGTGTTGCATCCCGAGAGAGAGCTGTTTCTTCATCTGGCAATTCTGAGTGGGCATCACAGGAGCTACTTGAATTTGTCTCGCATATGAAAAATGGTGACATATCATTATTGTCTCAGTTTGATGTACAAGCACTTTTGCTtgagtatattaaaataaacaagcTGCGTGATCCTCGTCGGAAAAGTCAAATTGTGTGTGATGCAAGACTTGAGACTTTATTTGGGAAACCTCGAGTTGGGCATTTTGAAATGCTAAAGCTTATTGAATCTCATTTTCTCATAAGAGATGAGCAAAATGATGATCTTCAAGGGATTGTCGTTGATACTGAAAATGACCAGTTAGATATTGAGGCCAGTCCTGAAACCCTAACTAAGGGTGGCAAAGATAAGAAACGTAAATCACGTAAGAAAGGGGATAATCGGGGGCCTCAGTCTAATCTTGATGATTATGCAGCTATTGACATGCATAACATTGGTTTGATCTACCTGCGAAGGAAGTTGATGGAGGACCTACTTGAAGATACTGAAACATTCAATGAGAAAGTTATCGGAACATTTGTACGCATAAGGATATCTGGTAGTAACCAAAAGCAGGATTTATATAGAATAGTTCAAGTTGTAG GAACTAGCAAAGCAGCAGAACCTTACAAAGTTGGCAAAAGAACTACTGAAACAATGGTAGAGATTCTAAATCTAGATAagactgaaataatatcaattgATACAATCTCAAATCAAGAGTTCACCGAG GATGAATGCAAACGTCTGCGCCAGAGTATCAAGTGTGGGCTCATTAGTCCTCTGACTGTG GGTGAGATCCTTGACAAGACGACAGAAATACAGGTGGCCAGAGTCAACGAT TGGCTGGAATCAGAGACCTTACGGCTTAGTCATCTTCGTGATCGAGCAAGTGATTTAGGCCGTCGAAAAGA GCTTAGAGAATGTGTTGAGAAGTTGCAGCTTTTGAAGACCCCTGAAGAGCGTCAGCGCAGACTAGATGAAATACCGGAAATTCACGCGGATCCAAAGATGGATCCTAGTCATGAATCGGAAGATAATGACAGTGATAATGAAGATGCTAGACGAG ATACTTTCATGAGATCTCGAGGTTCTGGTTTTAGTAAGAGAGGGAGGGGCCCAATCTCTCCTGGAAGGGATAATTATGTAAAAGAATCTTGGAGTGGAGGAGGAAAAGCTACACCGAGCAGGAACCTGTCTGGCAACAACTTTTCAACCAATACTGGCCATATTGGTGAGATAGTAAATGAGAATTTGTGGAATTTAGATAGAGACAAGTCGACCCAAGACTCGGATAATTTTAATAGGCCAAATTCTACTACTATTAAGTCTGAATCTGCTGAACGCGCTCAGCGTACTGTATCCCGACCTGAATCAGCTTCTGGTGTTGCGTCACTGCCCTCGCAAGGGTCTTACTCTGCTGGGGCTGCAGAACCTGCTGTCAAGATAAACGAATCAGAGAAGATGTGGCAATATCAGGACCCTTCTGGAAAAGTGCAAGGTCCCTTTTCAATGGTCCAATTGCGCAAATGGAATAACACAGGTTACTTTCCTGCTAATCTGAAGATATGGAGAGCGACAGAGAAGCAAGAAAACTCTGTACTCCTGGTTGATGCGCTGGCAGGGAAGTTTCCGAGGGCATTGCCAGCTGAGACCACATTCCCAGCAACAAGTGCCTTGCACAGTTCCCATACATTGGCCGGTCATCCAAATAAGATTTCTGCAACATTGTTGCCCCAAGAAAATGAGAGAGCAAAACTGATTCAAAGTTCTGGTTCACACTCAAATATGTCTGCTGAGAAGTGGTCTGGGAATGATACGACGAACCTACCATCTCCAACTCCTAAACAAAGTAACGCAGGGTGGTCTGGAGGGAAAGAAGCAGGTCATCTCACTGTTGCAGTTCAATCACCTTCTGCTAATGGTGGGATTCCATCTTCTACTGCAGTTTTGCCTAATCTTGCAAATCATCCTTCTAATCCTGCAACAGTTTTGAATTCCGTCGTGCAAAATACCAATTTTACTCCGGCACCCAAGTCTCATCCCGGAATCATGGTGAGTTCAGCAGTCCCTTTGCATAATCAGACAACCTCAATGAGTGAACCACATGTAGCAGAGGTGCATGGCCATGCACGAGCCGCTGTCCCGCCTGTGCATACTGTTATTAGTCAGAATCTTCCAGCTGATAATCAGGTTAGGGGCAGCGGTTCACAGTCGGGTCAGGCACAGGGTTATGGTTGGGCCCCACCTAACGTTCAGAGTTCTTCTGGAAGCTTCCCGAACTCAGGCCCTGTGTCTGGGATTCAACCTGATGTGTGGAGACCACCTTCTCAGAGTAGCCAACCAAACCTGCATTCGCCTACCACACCAAATGCATCTTGGGGCGTGGCACCGGCTGATAACAGTAATCCTATGGTGGTGAGACCTCAAAATCCTAATGTTGGCTGGGGTGCAATGCCGACCAATCCAAACATGGGTTGGGGGAATCCTGCGCCAGCCAATGCAAACGTAAACTGGGGCCCGGCTATGCAAGGTCCACCGCCCTCTGGTAATACTGCAGCATGGGTTCCTCCACCCGCAAATCCAGTTGGAGGTAACATGCAAGGGATGGTTTCTGGCAACCCGAATCCTGGTTGGGTGCCAACTCAAGGTTGGGGTGGTGCTCCACCAATCCCAGGGCCAATGCCTGGGAACGCTTGGGGCCCTCCATCCGGAACTGTAGGGGCGCCTCCAGCTGTTCAAGGGTCGGGGCAAGGTAATGCAAACCAAGGTTGGGCTCCATGGCCTGGTGAGCAGGGCCCAGCTGGGGGTCAGTACTCAGGTCAACGAGGAGGCCAGGGTCGAGATTCAGGATTTGGTGGTGCCCGGCCTTGGAGCAGGCAATCATCATttggtggcggtggcggtggcggtggcggtggcagTGGTCCTAGACAACACAGGGGCACACCGTGCCCGTACAATGCGAATGGGCGATGTCGCAAAGGGGCATACTGTGATTACATGCATACTTGA